The proteins below come from a single Necator americanus strain Aroian chromosome V, whole genome shotgun sequence genomic window:
- a CDS encoding hypothetical protein (NECATOR_CHRV.G18162.T1) — MNNITSMDIDSLRKDLKERTNEVDVLKKKLQKADKDRQQWETQKRQLESKLPIDVQLLMAQKRELTMQLDREQNEKHELFLQINSMIAQLADTQPAGEVEQLKSENRELQRRVEELESSSAKESCRLEADLQKARNENEVAKHQNEREKRKMQTEIEETRKELHMKAAALQSLMLATQDANKTERLKEENEEMARLLEETESALAASKRELAAKNEEILELRKSSEESSVSSKQLEEFERKLREAEKVLESEVASKESLMKSCEELIADGKKAEEKINEWKTKYDEAEKIIGSLREDIGRLEKEASEEAAQNRRWEFERDQEIQTLTERLLILETTLKEKDSKIESIRVQLLAAESKAEQAEADMKAKEQLVANAERRAQQLQAQLDAKGSVDKEVEFLRAELKKAEERHDTVLACLQKSESAALETSQNQKQVVDELKKKLEEASESESETEAKMTKLQLDLQTSRNELSVTKESVRKLEADLAELQAEKKKLESKASVADELTTLMASLSAVRAENGQFQEEIRLLHSQLEEVKDELERSLEESDEWKSRAETAEKEKEVMEAQMNKEHEKLIALTSSEATHVAHEAELASSTSKLQSENTELQEATKDLRAKLDRVENEKKAAEEESIRKLKELTEKCEAIQKEADTSRSKVGALEEEQNRFRDAAEQEKQRLLEVAEKQREKVEQLQEEVNKLKDKLKHSEEVTAAEVERYSTACARLSEVEREYEDMKHTLQSTQFQSKESSDKLQETENLAVRVKQQLEELEREHATKLQDMATEHKAHQERLEKRIEDMEKARQEQIEELQRQKHETEEIYRKRLEEAEKKLEDAKESHRNQIAQMEVAVREAAPKKEVEKLQKAKDDLEEMHKEQTERLNRKIADLETRLTQASKNNAEMVASMQDMSALLETEAKKREELSEERKKWMEQLDEKERQLEEARSSSEGEEKINHLAAENVRLASEVLKAHTQAEKTLQVEKDLITKQFADKLKAAQNERDKLSNDMEALRAKMRVMESRIEDQRSSIELAEKIRKDEVASVQAELDAVRKEKSKLKEEMENLRSNNNGNPVPPPRRTISNMSTYTYNTQTDFSEIEDVHRLRSEIDKQKRLIIVLRRKLQGLQ; from the exons ATGAACAATATAACAAGTATGGATATAGACTCATTACGG aaaGATCTGAAGGAGCGCACGAACGAGGTCGATgtgttaaaaaagaaattgcagAAAGCGGATAAGGACCG GCAACAATGGGAGACACAAAAAAGACAGTTGGAATCGAAACTGCCCATAGATGTACAACTATTGATGGCTCAAAAACGGGAATTAACTATGCAATTGGATAGAGAGCAAAATGAGAAGCATGAGCTCTTCTTACAG ATTAACTCGATGATCGCACAGCTGGCGGACACACAACCAGCTGGTGAAGTAGAGCAACTGAAATCCGAGAACAGAGAACTTCAACGGCGAGTGGAAGAACTTGAG AGCTCTTCTGCTAAGGAAAGCTGTCGTCTTGAAGCAGATCTACAGAAggctagaaatgaaaatgaagtggCGAAACATCAGAACGAAAGAGAGAAACGAAAGATGCAGACAGAAATCgaagaaacgagaaaagaacTACATATGAAAGCGGCTGCACTGCAATCATTAATGCTAGCTACCCAG gaTGCAAATAAAACGGAGCGATTAAAGGAGGAAAACGAAGAGATGGCAAGGCTGTTGGAGGAGACTGAATCGGCGTTAGCGGCCTCGAAACGTGAACTGGCGgctaaaaatgaggaaattctcGAATTGCGGAA aTCTTCCGAGGAGAGTTCAGTGTCTTCGAAACAACTGGAAGAATTTGAGAGAAAGCTACGAGAAGCTGAGAAAGTACTGGAAAGTGAGGTTGCATCAAAG GAATCTCTTATGAAATCCTGTGAAGAGCTGATCGCTGACGGGAAAAAAGCTGAGGAAAAGATCAAcgaatggaaaacaaaatatgaTGAAGCTGAGAAGATCATTGGTAGTCTCAGAGAGGACATAGGACGTCTTGAAAAG GAGGCCAGCGAAGAAGCTGCACAGAATCGTCGATGGGAATTCGAACGAGACCAGGAAATTCAAACTCTTACTGAGCGATTACTTATACTCGAAACGACATTGAAAGAGAAAGATTCtaaaatcgag AGTATTCGCGTGCAACTCCTAGCAGCTGAATCTAAAGCGGAACAAGCAGAAGCCGATATGAAAGCTAAGGAACAGTTGGTGGCGAATGCTGAACGTCGTGCTCAGCAACTTCAGGCCCAGCTTGACGCTAAAGGTAGCGTTGATAAGGAG gTCGAATTCCTCCGTGCCGAACTTAAGAAAGCCGAAGAACGTCATGACACTGTTCTGGCATGCTTACAAAAATCCGAATCTGCAGCCCTG GAAACCtcccaaaatcaaaaacaagttGTTGATGAACtcaaaaagaaacttgaagAAGCTAGTGAGAGTGAATCGGAGACAGAAGCAAAAAT GaccaaacttcagctcgatcTGCAAACGTCTAGAAATGAGCTTAGTGTGACGAAGGAATCTGTCAGAAAGCTCGAAGCAGATCTTGCCGAATTGCAagcggagaagaaaaaattggagtcGAAGGCATCAGTAGCCGATGAGCTGACCACATTGATGGCTTCGCTCTCGGCAGTTCGAGCTGAAAATGG gCAATTCCAAGAAGAGATTCGATTACTTCACAGTCAGTTGGAAGAAGTCAAAGACGAACTGGAACGTTCCTTGGAAGAAAGTGATGAGTGGAAATCACGTGCTGAAACGGccgagaaagaaaaggaagtgaTGGAAGCACAAATGAACAAAGAGCATGAAAA ACTTATTGCTCTTACCAGTTCCGAAGCGACGCATGTAGCACATGAAGCGGAACTTGCGTCCAGTACCTCCAAGTTACAGTCTGAAAACACAGAACTGCAAGAAGCTACGAAAGATTTACGTGCTAAGTTGGATCGGgtggaaaatgagaagaaagccGCTGAAGAGGAGTCAATACGGAAGCTGAAAGAGCTCACCGAGAAGTGTGAGGCTATTCAAAAAGAGGCAGACACAAGCCGATCCAAAGTTGGCGCACTGGAGG aagaacaaAATCGTTTCCGAGATGCAGCAGAGCAGGAGAAACAACGTCTGCTTGAAGTTGCAgaaaagcaaagagaaaag GTGGAACAGCTGCAAGAAGAGGTTAACAAGCTCAAGGATAAGCTGAAACATTCGGAAGAGGTTACCGCAGCCGAGGTGGAGCGATACAGTACAGCTTGTGCACGGTTATCCGAAGTGGAAAGA GAATATGAAGATATGAAACATACCCTGCAGAGTACCCAATTTCAATCCAAGGAATCCTCTGACAAACTGCAAGAAACGGAGAACCTTGCTGTTCGAGTAAAGCAACAGCTTGAAGAGTTGGAACGTGAACATGCCACAAAATTACAGGATATGGCTACTGAACACAAAGCTCATCAAGAAAG attaGAAAAACGCATAGAAGACATGGAAAAAGCAAGGCAGGAGCAAATCGAAGAACTACAGAGGCAGAAGCATGAGACGGAAGAGATTTATCGCAAGAGACTGGaagaagctgagaagaaactTGAGGATGCCAAAGAATCTCATAGAAACCAAATTGCACAAATGGAAGTTGCTGTACGAGAAGCTGCAcccaaaaaagaagtggaaaaattgcaaaaagctAAGGATGATCTGGAAGAGATGCATAAAGAACAGACTGAGAGGTTGAACAGAAAG ATCGCTGATCTCGAAACTCGTCTCACTCAAGCATCAAAGAATAATGCTGAGATGGTTGCCAGTATGCAGGATATGTCAGCGCTACTTGAAACTGAGgcgaaaaaacgagaagaactTAGTGAGGAACGTAAAAAATGGATGGAACAATTGGATGAAAAAGAGAGACAATTGGAAGAAGCTAGAAGTAGCTCTGAGGGAGAAGaaaag ATCAATCATCTCGCAGCTGAGAATGTTCGCCTGGCCAGTGAGGTGTTGAAGGCGCATACACAGGCCGAGAAAACTCTACAAGTCGAGAAGGACCTCATCACTAAGCAGTTCGCTGATAAGCTGAAAGC TGCTCAAAATGAACGGGATAAACTATCCAACGATATGGAAGCTTTGCGGGCCAAAATGCGGGTCATGGAATCTAGGATCGAAGACCAGAGATCATCAATTGAACTGGCCGAGAAGAT aagaaaagacgAAGTAGCCTCCGTCCAAGCAGAGCTAGACGCTGTCcgaaaagaaaagtcgaaactcaaggaagaaatggaaaa CCTTCGTAGTAATAACAACGGGAATCCGGTGCCACCTCCGCGTAGGACCATCTCAAACATGTCCACCTACACCTACAACACCCAGACAGACTTCAGTGAAATCGAGGATGTGCATCGATTGAGGAGCGAGATCGATAA
- a CDS encoding hypothetical protein (NECATOR_CHRV.G18162.T2) — MDIDSLRKDLKERTNEVDVLKKKLQKADKDRQQWETQKRQLESKLPIDVQLLMAQKRELTMQLDREQNEKHELFLQINSMIAQLADTQPAGEVEQLKSENRELQRRVEELESSSAKESCRLEADLQKARNENEVAKHQNEREKRKMQTEIEETRKELHMKAAALQSLMLATQDANKTERLKEENEEMARLLEETESALAASKRELAAKNEEILELRKSSEESSVSSKQLEEFERKLREAEKVLESEVASKESLMKSCEELIADGKKAEEKINEWKTKYDEAEKIIGSLREDIGRLEKEASEEAAQNRRWEFERDQEIQTLTERLLILETTLKEKDSKIESIRVQLLAAESKAEQAEADMKAKEQLVANAERRAQQLQAQLDAKGSVDKEVEFLRAELKKAEERHDTVLACLQKSESAALETSQNQKQVVDELKKKLEEASESESETEAKMTKLQLDLQTSRNELSVTKESVRKLEADLAELQAEKKKLESKASVADELTTLMASLSAVRAENGQFQEEIRLLHSQLEEVKDELERSLEESDEWKSRAETAEKEKEVMEAQMNKEHEKLIALTSSEATHVAHEAELASSTSKLQSENTELQEATKDLRAKLDRVENEKKAAEEESIRKLKELTEKCEAIQKEADTSRSKVGALEEEQNRFRDAAEQEKQRLLEVAEKQREKVEQLQEEVNKLKDKLKHSEEVTAAEVERYSTACARLSEVEREYEDMKHTLQSTQFQSKESSDKLQETENLAVRVKQQLEELEREHATKLQDMATEHKAHQERLEKRIEDMEKARQEQIEELQRQKHETEEIYRKRLEEAEKKLEDAKESHRNQIAQMEVAVREAAPKKEVEKLQKAKDDLEEMHKEQTERLNRKIADLETRLTQASKNNAEMVASMQDMSALLETEAKKREELSEERKKWMEQLDEKERQLEEARSSSEGEEKINHLAAENVRLASEVLKAHTQAEKTLQVEKDLITKQFADKLKAAQNERDKLSNDMEALRAKMRVMESRIEDQRSSIELAEKIRKDEVASVQAELDAVRKEKSKLKEEMENLRSNNNGNPVPPPRRTISNMSTYTYNTQTDFSEIEDVHRLRSEIDKQKRLIIVLRRKLQGLQ; from the exons ATGGATATAGACTCATTACGG aaaGATCTGAAGGAGCGCACGAACGAGGTCGATgtgttaaaaaagaaattgcagAAAGCGGATAAGGACCG GCAACAATGGGAGACACAAAAAAGACAGTTGGAATCGAAACTGCCCATAGATGTACAACTATTGATGGCTCAAAAACGGGAATTAACTATGCAATTGGATAGAGAGCAAAATGAGAAGCATGAGCTCTTCTTACAG ATTAACTCGATGATCGCACAGCTGGCGGACACACAACCAGCTGGTGAAGTAGAGCAACTGAAATCCGAGAACAGAGAACTTCAACGGCGAGTGGAAGAACTTGAG AGCTCTTCTGCTAAGGAAAGCTGTCGTCTTGAAGCAGATCTACAGAAggctagaaatgaaaatgaagtggCGAAACATCAGAACGAAAGAGAGAAACGAAAGATGCAGACAGAAATCgaagaaacgagaaaagaacTACATATGAAAGCGGCTGCACTGCAATCATTAATGCTAGCTACCCAG gaTGCAAATAAAACGGAGCGATTAAAGGAGGAAAACGAAGAGATGGCAAGGCTGTTGGAGGAGACTGAATCGGCGTTAGCGGCCTCGAAACGTGAACTGGCGgctaaaaatgaggaaattctcGAATTGCGGAA aTCTTCCGAGGAGAGTTCAGTGTCTTCGAAACAACTGGAAGAATTTGAGAGAAAGCTACGAGAAGCTGAGAAAGTACTGGAAAGTGAGGTTGCATCAAAG GAATCTCTTATGAAATCCTGTGAAGAGCTGATCGCTGACGGGAAAAAAGCTGAGGAAAAGATCAAcgaatggaaaacaaaatatgaTGAAGCTGAGAAGATCATTGGTAGTCTCAGAGAGGACATAGGACGTCTTGAAAAG GAGGCCAGCGAAGAAGCTGCACAGAATCGTCGATGGGAATTCGAACGAGACCAGGAAATTCAAACTCTTACTGAGCGATTACTTATACTCGAAACGACATTGAAAGAGAAAGATTCtaaaatcgag AGTATTCGCGTGCAACTCCTAGCAGCTGAATCTAAAGCGGAACAAGCAGAAGCCGATATGAAAGCTAAGGAACAGTTGGTGGCGAATGCTGAACGTCGTGCTCAGCAACTTCAGGCCCAGCTTGACGCTAAAGGTAGCGTTGATAAGGAG gTCGAATTCCTCCGTGCCGAACTTAAGAAAGCCGAAGAACGTCATGACACTGTTCTGGCATGCTTACAAAAATCCGAATCTGCAGCCCTG GAAACCtcccaaaatcaaaaacaagttGTTGATGAACtcaaaaagaaacttgaagAAGCTAGTGAGAGTGAATCGGAGACAGAAGCAAAAAT GaccaaacttcagctcgatcTGCAAACGTCTAGAAATGAGCTTAGTGTGACGAAGGAATCTGTCAGAAAGCTCGAAGCAGATCTTGCCGAATTGCAagcggagaagaaaaaattggagtcGAAGGCATCAGTAGCCGATGAGCTGACCACATTGATGGCTTCGCTCTCGGCAGTTCGAGCTGAAAATGG gCAATTCCAAGAAGAGATTCGATTACTTCACAGTCAGTTGGAAGAAGTCAAAGACGAACTGGAACGTTCCTTGGAAGAAAGTGATGAGTGGAAATCACGTGCTGAAACGGccgagaaagaaaaggaagtgaTGGAAGCACAAATGAACAAAGAGCATGAAAA ACTTATTGCTCTTACCAGTTCCGAAGCGACGCATGTAGCACATGAAGCGGAACTTGCGTCCAGTACCTCCAAGTTACAGTCTGAAAACACAGAACTGCAAGAAGCTACGAAAGATTTACGTGCTAAGTTGGATCGGgtggaaaatgagaagaaagccGCTGAAGAGGAGTCAATACGGAAGCTGAAAGAGCTCACCGAGAAGTGTGAGGCTATTCAAAAAGAGGCAGACACAAGCCGATCCAAAGTTGGCGCACTGGAGG aagaacaaAATCGTTTCCGAGATGCAGCAGAGCAGGAGAAACAACGTCTGCTTGAAGTTGCAgaaaagcaaagagaaaag GTGGAACAGCTGCAAGAAGAGGTTAACAAGCTCAAGGATAAGCTGAAACATTCGGAAGAGGTTACCGCAGCCGAGGTGGAGCGATACAGTACAGCTTGTGCACGGTTATCCGAAGTGGAAAGA GAATATGAAGATATGAAACATACCCTGCAGAGTACCCAATTTCAATCCAAGGAATCCTCTGACAAACTGCAAGAAACGGAGAACCTTGCTGTTCGAGTAAAGCAACAGCTTGAAGAGTTGGAACGTGAACATGCCACAAAATTACAGGATATGGCTACTGAACACAAAGCTCATCAAGAAAG attaGAAAAACGCATAGAAGACATGGAAAAAGCAAGGCAGGAGCAAATCGAAGAACTACAGAGGCAGAAGCATGAGACGGAAGAGATTTATCGCAAGAGACTGGaagaagctgagaagaaactTGAGGATGCCAAAGAATCTCATAGAAACCAAATTGCACAAATGGAAGTTGCTGTACGAGAAGCTGCAcccaaaaaagaagtggaaaaattgcaaaaagctAAGGATGATCTGGAAGAGATGCATAAAGAACAGACTGAGAGGTTGAACAGAAAG ATCGCTGATCTCGAAACTCGTCTCACTCAAGCATCAAAGAATAATGCTGAGATGGTTGCCAGTATGCAGGATATGTCAGCGCTACTTGAAACTGAGgcgaaaaaacgagaagaactTAGTGAGGAACGTAAAAAATGGATGGAACAATTGGATGAAAAAGAGAGACAATTGGAAGAAGCTAGAAGTAGCTCTGAGGGAGAAGaaaag ATCAATCATCTCGCAGCTGAGAATGTTCGCCTGGCCAGTGAGGTGTTGAAGGCGCATACACAGGCCGAGAAAACTCTACAAGTCGAGAAGGACCTCATCACTAAGCAGTTCGCTGATAAGCTGAAAGC TGCTCAAAATGAACGGGATAAACTATCCAACGATATGGAAGCTTTGCGGGCCAAAATGCGGGTCATGGAATCTAGGATCGAAGACCAGAGATCATCAATTGAACTGGCCGAGAAGAT aagaaaagacgAAGTAGCCTCCGTCCAAGCAGAGCTAGACGCTGTCcgaaaagaaaagtcgaaactcaaggaagaaatggaaaa CCTTCGTAGTAATAACAACGGGAATCCGGTGCCACCTCCGCGTAGGACCATCTCAAACATGTCCACCTACACCTACAACACCCAGACAGACTTCAGTGAAATCGAGGATGTGCATCGATTGAGGAGCGAGATCGATAA